In a single window of the Bacillus mycoides genome:
- the nagE gene encoding N-acetylglucosamine-specific PTS transporter subunit IIBC: MLQFLQRIGKALMLPIAVLPAAGLLLRLGQPDVFNIPVMAQAGAAVFDNLALIFAIGIAIGLSVDGSGAAGLAGAIGYLVMKNSIDALSKGYSTAELQDKLGKVQDLIGNSANVDPSKLADTMTQVSKAAELSTKVDMKVLGGIIVGVIAGFLYNKFHKIKLPEWLGFFAGKRFVPIVTSVVMLILGILFAQIWPAIQNGIDALAHGIVNLGAVGSGLFGLLNRLLIPIGLHHVMNTYFWFVFGDFTNAAGNVVNGDIARFLAGDKTAGMFMTGFFPVMMFGLPAACFAMIAAAKPEKRKMVTGMLGGLALTSFLTGITEPIEFSFMFLSPLLYGIHAVLTGISLFVTTSLGIHDGFTFSAGAIDYFLNFGIATKPVLLAGIGLIYAAIYFVVFYFLIKKFDLKTPGREDDDELAEEGDAPVAGSIGETYVAALGGKENLTVIDNCATRLRLQVKDAGLVNEPALKRAGAKGVMKLSNTSVQVIVGTNVESVADDMKKHV, encoded by the coding sequence ATGTTGCAGTTTTTACAACGTATTGGTAAAGCGTTAATGCTTCCAATCGCCGTACTACCAGCAGCAGGATTATTGCTTCGTTTAGGGCAACCAGATGTATTTAATATTCCTGTTATGGCACAGGCCGGCGCAGCGGTTTTTGATAATTTAGCACTTATTTTTGCAATTGGTATTGCAATCGGTCTTTCAGTTGATGGTAGTGGTGCAGCAGGTCTTGCAGGTGCAATTGGTTATCTAGTTATGAAAAACAGTATTGATGCACTTAGTAAGGGATATTCTACTGCAGAATTACAAGATAAATTAGGTAAAGTCCAAGATTTAATAGGAAATAGCGCAAATGTAGATCCATCTAAGCTTGCAGATACAATGACACAAGTATCTAAGGCAGCCGAATTATCGACTAAAGTGGATATGAAAGTTTTAGGTGGTATTATTGTCGGTGTTATAGCAGGATTCCTTTATAATAAATTCCATAAAATTAAACTTCCAGAATGGTTAGGTTTCTTTGCTGGAAAACGTTTTGTTCCGATTGTTACATCGGTTGTAATGCTAATATTAGGAATTCTATTCGCACAAATTTGGCCAGCAATTCAAAATGGTATCGATGCATTAGCTCATGGAATTGTTAATTTAGGTGCAGTTGGTTCAGGTCTATTTGGTTTATTAAACCGTCTATTAATCCCAATTGGTTTACACCATGTAATGAACACATATTTCTGGTTCGTATTTGGTGACTTTACAAATGCAGCAGGTAATGTTGTAAATGGTGATATCGCTCGCTTCCTTGCAGGGGATAAAACAGCAGGTATGTTTATGACTGGTTTCTTCCCAGTTATGATGTTCGGTTTACCAGCAGCATGTTTTGCAATGATTGCAGCTGCTAAACCAGAAAAACGTAAAATGGTTACAGGTATGTTAGGTGGCCTAGCATTAACTTCATTCTTAACTGGTATTACAGAACCTATTGAATTCTCATTCATGTTCTTATCACCATTATTATATGGTATTCATGCCGTGTTAACAGGTATATCTTTATTCGTAACAACATCACTTGGCATTCACGATGGTTTCACATTTAGTGCCGGTGCAATTGATTACTTCTTAAACTTTGGTATTGCAACAAAACCAGTGTTACTAGCAGGAATCGGTTTAATTTACGCAGCAATTTACTTCGTAGTATTCTACTTCTTAATTAAGAAGTTCGACTTAAAAACTCCTGGTCGTGAAGATGACGATGAGTTAGCTGAAGAGGGTGATGCACCAGTTGCAGGTTCAATTGGTGAAACTTACGTAGCAGCTTTAGGCGGAAAAGAAAACTTAACAGTTATTGATAACTGTGCAACGCGTTTACGCTTACAAGTGAAAGATGCAGGTTTAGTAAATGAACCAGCATTAAAACGCGCAGGTGCAAAAGGCGTTATGAAATTAAGTAACACAAGTGTACAAGTTATCGTAGGTACAAATGTTGAATCTGTTGCCGATGATATGAAAAAACACGTATAA
- the glsA gene encoding glutaminase A, producing the protein MQCIETNNLQQLLEQVKPYTKKGKLATYIPELGNANPNDLGIAIFHKETEYIHAGNSQTLFTLQSISKVITLALALLDRGEEYVFSKVGMEPTGDPFNSIIKLETTSSSKPLNPMINAGALAITSMLAGNDNEEKMERILQFVRDITDNPTISYSSKVATSELETAYLNRSLCYYMKQNGIIDNDIEELMDLYTRQCAIEVNCIDLARIGLIFAMDGYDPYKKKQIIPKHITKICKTFMVTCGMYNESGEFAIRVGIPAKSGVAGGIFGCVKGEMGIGIFGPALDANGNSIAGFKILELLSAQEGWSMF; encoded by the coding sequence ATGCAGTGCATTGAAACAAACAACTTACAGCAGTTGTTAGAACAAGTAAAACCATATACGAAAAAAGGAAAACTTGCTACTTATATCCCCGAACTAGGAAATGCAAACCCAAATGATCTAGGGATTGCCATTTTCCATAAAGAAACAGAATATATCCATGCTGGTAACTCACAAACACTATTTACTCTTCAAAGTATTTCTAAAGTAATTACACTTGCTCTTGCCCTTTTAGACCGTGGTGAAGAATATGTATTTTCTAAAGTTGGAATGGAACCAACTGGTGACCCATTTAATTCTATTATTAAGCTTGAAACAACAAGTTCTTCCAAGCCTCTTAATCCAATGATTAATGCGGGTGCATTAGCTATTACAAGTATGCTAGCTGGTAATGATAACGAGGAGAAGATGGAACGCATTCTTCAATTTGTGCGTGATATAACAGACAATCCTACTATTAGTTATTCTTCTAAAGTTGCCACTTCTGAATTAGAAACAGCTTACTTAAACCGTTCTCTTTGTTACTATATGAAACAAAATGGCATCATCGATAACGATATTGAAGAACTTATGGATTTATATACGCGTCAATGTGCAATTGAGGTTAACTGTATCGACCTAGCACGTATTGGTTTAATCTTTGCAATGGATGGATATGATCCTTATAAAAAGAAACAGATCATCCCTAAACATATTACGAAAATTTGTAAAACATTTATGGTTACTTGCGGGATGTATAATGAATCTGGTGAATTTGCAATTCGTGTTGGAATCCCTGCAAAAAGTGGTGTAGCGGGCGGCATTTTCGGCTGCGTAAAAGGCGAAATGGGAATCGGTATTTTCGGACCAGCTTTAGATGCAAACGGAAATAGTATCGCTGGTTTTAAAATTCTTGAATTACTTTCTGCCCAAGAAGGTTGGAGTATGTTTTAA
- a CDS encoding NAD-dependent epimerase/dehydratase family protein, whose protein sequence is MSEKCLITGGAGFIGSHLAEELVKRGYEVTIVDNFYKGKNKYHNELMKELRVIPISVLDKNSIYELVNQHDVVFHLAAILGVKTTMEKSVELIETNFDGTRNILQAALKGKKKVVFASTSEVYGKGEPPFSEEGDRLYGATSKIRWSYAICKTLEETLCLGYALEGLPVTIVRYFNIYGPRAKDGPYAGVIPRFIRAALQGDDILVYGDGKQTRCFTYVSDAVEATIRAMDEKVNGEIINIGSENEKNIRVVAEDIKKLTKSISKIVHVPFEEVYPHGFEEIPNRRPDVTKLRELFQFQAKVTWEQGLKETIKWFREENNG, encoded by the coding sequence ATGAGTGAAAAATGTTTAATTACAGGTGGAGCAGGATTTATTGGTTCGCATTTAGCTGAAGAGTTGGTGAAAAGAGGTTATGAAGTTACTATTGTGGATAACTTCTATAAAGGAAAAAATAAATATCATAATGAGTTAATGAAAGAGCTCCGGGTTATTCCAATAAGCGTTTTAGATAAAAATTCAATTTATGAATTAGTGAATCAACATGATGTGGTGTTTCATTTAGCTGCAATTTTGGGAGTCAAAACTACAATGGAAAAAAGTGTAGAGCTTATTGAAACAAATTTCGATGGAACGAGAAATATTTTACAAGCAGCGTTAAAAGGGAAGAAGAAAGTAGTATTTGCATCTACTTCTGAAGTATATGGAAAGGGAGAGCCGCCATTCTCTGAAGAAGGAGATCGTTTATACGGTGCAACTTCCAAAATACGTTGGAGTTATGCAATTTGTAAAACGTTAGAGGAAACATTATGTTTAGGGTACGCATTAGAAGGTTTACCTGTAACGATTGTTCGTTATTTTAATATTTATGGTCCAAGAGCGAAAGATGGTCCGTACGCAGGAGTAATTCCACGATTTATTCGTGCGGCTTTGCAAGGTGACGATATTCTCGTGTATGGAGATGGAAAGCAGACACGCTGCTTTACGTATGTAAGTGATGCGGTCGAGGCAACAATTCGTGCAATGGATGAGAAGGTAAATGGTGAAATTATTAATATAGGTTCTGAGAATGAAAAAAATATAAGGGTAGTAGCGGAAGATATAAAAAAATTAACGAAGTCTATTTCCAAAATTGTGCACGTTCCATTTGAGGAAGTATATCCACATGGATTTGAAGAGATTCCAAATAGAAGACCAGACGTAACGAAATTAAGAGAACTCTTTCAGTTTCAAGCGAAAGTAACGTGGGAACAAGGATTGAAAGAAACTATTAAATGGTTTCGTGAAGAAAACAATGGCTAA
- a CDS encoding DUF3969 family protein codes for MKLIFQMEKQPVLEKTILLFILSIVESLKLKVVSLDESHRYIFNLEVLELLMDRNIDDQILELIHFGMGLEDIYHVLPEELEHSIEELKWLCIQVLSEYSMHDEECAQLIEDIR; via the coding sequence ATGAAACTCATATTTCAAATGGAGAAACAACCTGTTCTCGAAAAAACAATTCTTCTTTTCATATTGAGTATTGTAGAAAGTTTGAAACTAAAAGTTGTTTCACTCGATGAATCTCACCGATACATATTCAATTTAGAAGTGCTTGAACTATTAATGGATCGGAACATCGATGATCAAATATTAGAACTTATTCATTTCGGAATGGGACTTGAAGACATTTACCATGTACTTCCCGAAGAACTTGAGCATAGTATTGAAGAACTGAAATGGCTTTGTATTCAAGTTTTAAGTGAGTACAGTATGCATGATGAAGAATGTGCACAACTAATTGAAGATATACGCTAA
- the ytaF gene encoding sporulation membrane protein YtaF — protein sequence MSTAGLFSIFLIGIASNLDNAGVGIAYGIRKIRISWLNNFIIAFFGFLFTLLAGFFGNWIALFISEFTANIIGAVVLGIIGVFILCQPFLSQKDTVESKDSSVLMGVLRDPEKADFDGSKTISFSEAIVLGVALSINNIAGGFDAGVTNLNLWLTACISGVFSFICISGFTYVGKRFLAEYLGKWATIIAGVLLILIGIDQLL from the coding sequence ATGAGTACGGCAGGTTTATTTTCAATTTTTTTAATCGGGATTGCGTCTAATTTAGATAATGCAGGTGTTGGGATTGCATATGGCATTCGTAAAATTCGAATTTCGTGGCTTAACAATTTTATCATCGCATTTTTTGGATTTTTATTTACTTTACTAGCTGGATTTTTTGGGAATTGGATCGCATTATTTATTTCAGAGTTCACAGCAAACATTATTGGAGCAGTCGTTTTAGGAATAATCGGGGTGTTTATTTTATGTCAGCCTTTCTTGAGTCAAAAAGATACCGTAGAATCTAAAGATAGTAGTGTACTTATGGGGGTTTTACGTGATCCAGAAAAAGCAGATTTTGATGGTTCTAAAACAATTAGTTTTTCTGAAGCAATTGTTTTAGGAGTTGCATTGTCCATAAACAATATTGCAGGTGGATTTGATGCTGGAGTAACAAATTTAAATCTTTGGCTTACGGCATGTATTTCTGGAGTTTTTAGTTTTATTTGTATTAGTGGTTTTACGTATGTTGGTAAAAGATTTTTAGCTGAATACTTAGGGAAATGGGCAACTATAATTGCAGGTGTGTTATTAATTCTTATTGGAATTGATCAATTGTTGTAA
- a CDS encoding helix-turn-helix domain-containing protein → MPNGNPNERLGKLIKKLLKERALSMRQLGTLTNIDPATISRIINGKQQPKQNHLQKFANCLQVPPQLLLDEMYPNSPHINKEKADMYTSLDTIQQTLQSSNLFDFEYTTTRVKQELENYERYAQTTEGEKRIHESFKSKIEQIDSAGPFIEQLTNMYQQFCTETISTEERAIIGGALLYFILSTDIIPDYLFPIGYLDDAIAVELAKEKLIEIKRKT, encoded by the coding sequence ATGCCCAATGGAAATCCAAATGAGCGGCTCGGTAAATTAATAAAGAAACTGTTAAAGGAGCGTGCTCTATCTATGCGCCAACTAGGAACACTTACAAATATTGATCCTGCAACAATTTCAAGAATAATTAATGGCAAACAACAACCGAAGCAAAACCATTTACAAAAATTCGCAAACTGTCTACAAGTTCCACCGCAATTATTACTTGATGAAATGTACCCTAACTCTCCACACATAAATAAGGAAAAAGCAGATATGTACACATCTCTCGATACAATTCAACAAACATTACAATCCTCTAACCTATTCGACTTCGAATACACAACAACTCGTGTAAAACAAGAACTTGAAAATTACGAGCGCTATGCTCAAACTACTGAAGGCGAAAAACGTATTCACGAGAGTTTCAAAAGTAAAATAGAACAAATTGATAGTGCTGGTCCTTTCATTGAGCAATTAACAAATATGTACCAACAATTTTGTACAGAAACCATTTCAACCGAAGAGCGTGCAATTATTGGGGGTGCCTTACTATATTTCATTTTATCAACAGACATTATCCCCGATTATCTTTTTCCAATCGGCTATTTAGATGATGCGATTGCCGTTGAATTAGCTAAAGAGAAATTAATTGAAATAAAACGAAAAACATAG
- a CDS encoding glycosyltransferase family 2 protein, with translation MRISVVIPAHNEASTLSQVLVEVEKLKPYEIIVVDNGSTDGTNEVALQHSCHVIYYKHSLGNDVGRAIGAREAKGEIVLFLDGDIVIESKELQRFVKGVQQGHQIVVNNLTWSVYLKMRPHYTTVGKFMLNRYLNKKELVVGSLIAIPHAMNRDVIENLGWWNLADPALFQAMAMSRGVDIADMASVDVIHTNKVRPVHTGTSPGSPYPKATSRIMGDHLCALQYAIETYGKRGGFSEGNRDREFIGKYKPVLLQKEKAKYSAIIPVSEEKMTIRSVIQEVKKAGVDEIIVVANGADAETIKQAKLENVIVVEFAKALGHNVARAIGAMHATADICLFVDGDFAIPAKKLIPFLHAIEDGNDVALNDLQCLLDMFHPADPISMGKYFVNLVAKRPDLWNNSLTAVPHAMHKKVIEKIGYDSLIIPPLAQMKAILEECSITAVEFVDVIKTNRVRPEQHGFVNGRIPAFDRIFGDQLEAIAYLLQHTNGRGSFTDGERDRDIILQLRREEENIDEC, from the coding sequence ATGAGAATATCAGTTGTTATTCCAGCGCATAATGAAGCAAGTACTTTATCACAAGTTTTAGTAGAAGTGGAGAAGCTGAAGCCGTATGAAATTATTGTAGTAGATAATGGATCGACAGATGGAACGAATGAAGTCGCATTACAGCATAGTTGCCATGTAATTTATTATAAACATTCTCTTGGTAATGATGTAGGAAGGGCAATTGGAGCTAGAGAAGCAAAAGGTGAAATTGTATTGTTTTTAGATGGTGACATCGTTATTGAGAGTAAAGAGCTACAACGTTTCGTGAAAGGAGTTCAGCAAGGGCACCAAATTGTTGTGAATAATTTAACATGGTCTGTTTATTTAAAGATGAGACCACACTATACGACAGTTGGAAAATTCATGTTGAATCGTTATTTGAATAAAAAAGAGCTTGTTGTTGGTTCTTTAATCGCAATTCCACATGCGATGAATCGGGATGTTATTGAGAATCTTGGGTGGTGGAATTTAGCAGATCCAGCACTATTTCAAGCGATGGCGATGTCTAGAGGAGTAGATATTGCCGATATGGCTTCGGTCGATGTAATTCACACGAATAAGGTTCGTCCTGTGCATACGGGTACATCACCTGGTTCTCCTTATCCGAAGGCGACTAGTCGTATTATGGGTGATCATTTGTGTGCTTTGCAATACGCAATCGAAACATATGGTAAACGTGGCGGTTTTTCGGAGGGAAACAGGGATAGAGAGTTTATAGGGAAGTATAAACCAGTTTTATTACAAAAGGAAAAAGCGAAATACAGTGCTATTATACCCGTATCAGAAGAAAAAATGACTATAAGATCTGTCATACAGGAAGTGAAAAAGGCAGGTGTAGATGAAATTATAGTTGTTGCGAATGGAGCAGATGCCGAGACAATTAAACAAGCAAAGCTAGAGAATGTTATTGTAGTTGAATTCGCGAAGGCACTTGGACATAATGTAGCACGAGCGATAGGGGCTATGCATGCTACGGCAGATATTTGTTTATTTGTTGATGGTGATTTTGCTATTCCGGCAAAAAAGCTAATTCCATTTTTGCATGCTATTGAAGACGGAAATGATGTGGCGTTAAATGATTTGCAATGTTTGTTAGATATGTTTCACCCGGCAGATCCAATTAGTATGGGGAAATATTTCGTGAATTTGGTAGCGAAACGACCAGATTTATGGAACAACTCATTAACGGCAGTGCCACATGCTATGCATAAAAAGGTAATAGAGAAAATTGGATATGATTCCCTTATCATTCCACCATTAGCTCAAATGAAAGCTATTTTAGAAGAATGCTCTATTACAGCAGTGGAATTTGTAGATGTTATAAAAACAAATCGAGTACGTCCAGAGCAACATGGGTTTGTAAATGGAAGAATTCCTGCATTCGATCGTATTTTCGGTGATCAGCTTGAGGCGATTGCTTATTTATTACAACATACGAATGGGCGCGGGAGTTTTACAGACGGAGAAAGGGATAGAGATATAATACTACAATTGAGAAGGGAAGAAGAGAATATAGATGAGTGCTAG
- a CDS encoding serine hydrolase domain-containing protein yields the protein MDQEKNTVNGKVRRPIVYIKRTIILVLLFSLVYFMYTKIVAHNKKEETLKAAAEMKKREEIKKIEEVKRQEAEKQRKQKEQEEQIKQAQVIEKPAEGPPQEINENAQLDQYLQSMGFSGTAVIVKNGKVLVNKGYGMANKEKQVPNNSETTFYIGSISKAFVATAIMQLKDQNKLQVEDTVAKYIPDFPQGNSIQLKHLLTHTSGIPEYEQGKEDISHEELIKRIGNQKRIAGPGEKWKYSDSNYSILAYIAEKVSGQPLEEYIKQHIFATAGMKHSGFGKALEQTRFPSTGYKIVNNNMTTPNIPSMSQLYGCGDIYTSAHDLYLFNEALFSGKLISKESYDQMFTAVKKDYGFGWYVDPGSYSNHGVMPGWNCLNGFSKNGSVYVVLLSNIQNNIKSFGKVNNDIYTMLRNIEV from the coding sequence ATGGATCAGGAAAAAAATACTGTTAATGGGAAAGTACGTCGTCCGATTGTATACATAAAAAGAACAATCATTCTCGTCCTACTATTTTCACTTGTATATTTCATGTATACAAAAATTGTTGCGCATAATAAAAAAGAAGAAACTTTAAAAGCAGCAGCAGAAATGAAGAAGCGAGAAGAGATAAAAAAGATAGAAGAAGTGAAAAGGCAAGAAGCTGAAAAACAAAGAAAACAAAAAGAACAGGAAGAACAGATAAAACAGGCGCAAGTTATAGAGAAACCTGCTGAAGGACCGCCTCAAGAAATTAATGAAAACGCTCAATTGGATCAATATTTACAGAGCATGGGATTTAGTGGGACAGCTGTTATTGTGAAGAATGGGAAAGTTCTTGTGAATAAAGGATACGGCATGGCTAATAAAGAGAAGCAAGTGCCGAATAATTCAGAGACGACCTTTTATATTGGTTCTATTTCAAAAGCATTTGTGGCGACTGCTATTATGCAATTAAAAGATCAAAATAAGTTACAAGTAGAGGATACAGTTGCAAAGTATATTCCAGACTTTCCTCAAGGTAATAGCATTCAGTTAAAACATCTATTAACACATACATCAGGCATTCCGGAATATGAGCAGGGAAAAGAAGATATTTCTCATGAAGAGTTGATAAAACGAATAGGAAACCAAAAGCGTATTGCAGGACCAGGAGAGAAATGGAAGTATTCAGATTCGAACTACTCTATACTTGCTTACATTGCTGAGAAGGTAAGTGGACAACCATTAGAAGAATATATTAAACAACATATTTTTGCTACTGCTGGTATGAAGCATTCTGGTTTCGGTAAAGCGTTAGAGCAAACAAGGTTTCCATCGACAGGTTATAAAATAGTGAATAATAACATGACAACACCTAACATTCCGAGCATGTCACAATTATATGGTTGCGGTGATATATATACAAGCGCGCATGATTTATATTTATTTAATGAAGCACTCTTTTCTGGAAAATTAATTTCAAAAGAGAGTTATGATCAAATGTTTACAGCTGTGAAAAAGGATTACGGATTTGGCTGGTATGTAGATCCAGGAAGCTATTCAAATCACGGTGTAATGCCAGGTTGGAATTGCTTAAATGGTTTTAGTAAAAATGGTAGTGTATATGTGGTTTTATTATCTAACATTCAAAATAACATTAAATCATTTGGTAAAGTGAATAACGACATTTATACGATGTTGCGGAATATTGAAGTGTAA
- a CDS encoding nucleotide sugar dehydrogenase: MSASSKVTIIGLGYVGLPLAVLFAERGHAVLGLDKDTRKIESIIKGESYIPDVSSNVLQNLLNERKLIVNTPDKGVAELQNSEYVIVTVPTPINENKEPDLSALVSASHYIQQHLQEGQTFIFESSTYPGTLEEVIIPIISQTGKKVGEDYYIGYSPERIDPANSQYSVETIPKVISGQTEQCKQKVQDLYSTIFDVVVPVSSPKVAEMCKLFENIQRLVNISLVNELNILCESLNINFYEVLEAASTKPFGFTPYWPGPGIGGHCIPVDPLYFQWRIRKAGAISQLIEAAHVINEEMPAKIIGKVKGVVQSPATVLIVGIAYKKDVNDLRESPALPIIQLLIKEGYKIEYHDPYISTAKIGDTLYQSVPLDEQRIKQADCILIVTDHSSIDWNLFKGIERLIDTRGIVKKVSV, translated from the coding sequence ATGAGTGCTAGTAGTAAAGTCACCATTATTGGATTAGGATATGTTGGCCTTCCTTTAGCGGTCCTTTTTGCAGAAAGAGGACATGCTGTACTTGGATTAGATAAAGATACTAGGAAGATAGAATCAATAATTAAAGGAGAAAGTTATATTCCTGATGTTTCTTCTAACGTATTACAAAATTTATTGAACGAGAGAAAATTAATAGTAAATACACCAGATAAAGGTGTTGCGGAGTTACAAAATAGTGAGTATGTTATTGTGACTGTGCCAACGCCAATTAATGAGAATAAAGAACCCGATTTAAGTGCACTCGTTTCAGCCTCCCATTATATACAACAACACCTTCAAGAAGGACAAACCTTCATTTTTGAAAGCTCCACATATCCAGGTACACTGGAGGAAGTTATCATTCCGATTATTTCTCAAACAGGTAAAAAGGTAGGAGAAGATTATTATATTGGGTATTCTCCAGAGCGAATTGATCCAGCGAATAGCCAGTATTCAGTTGAAACAATTCCAAAAGTTATTAGTGGACAAACCGAGCAGTGTAAACAAAAAGTACAGGATTTGTATAGCACTATATTTGATGTAGTCGTTCCAGTTAGCTCTCCGAAAGTGGCCGAGATGTGTAAGCTATTTGAAAATATTCAGCGCTTAGTTAATATTTCATTAGTAAATGAGTTAAATATACTTTGTGAAAGTTTGAATATTAATTTTTATGAGGTGCTTGAAGCGGCATCTACAAAACCGTTTGGATTTACTCCGTATTGGCCAGGACCAGGAATAGGAGGACACTGTATTCCGGTAGATCCTTTATATTTTCAATGGAGAATAAGAAAGGCTGGAGCAATTAGTCAATTAATTGAGGCAGCACATGTAATTAATGAAGAAATGCCAGCGAAAATAATCGGGAAAGTAAAAGGTGTGGTGCAATCACCCGCAACGGTTTTAATAGTAGGGATTGCATATAAGAAAGATGTAAATGATTTGAGAGAATCACCGGCGTTGCCAATTATTCAATTATTAATAAAAGAAGGATACAAGATAGAATATCATGATCCGTATATTTCTACAGCGAAAATTGGAGATACACTATATCAATCTGTTCCATTAGATGAACAAAGAATTAAACAAGCAGATTGTATTTTAATTGTAACGGATCACTCTAGTATCGATTGGAATCTTTTTAAAGGGATTGAGCGATTAATAGATACACGTGGAATCGTAAAGAAGGTGAGTGTATGA
- a CDS encoding glycosyltransferase family 2 protein yields the protein MAKSLSVIIPVCNEVDTISDVVQSVKPLNPVEIIVVANGCNDGTEAIAESLGCTVIQHKESLGNDVGRAVGAKHAIGDVLLFVDGDFAIQTSKLQLFLNPILHDQADIVLNNLDALFLKKQKPHSVTVWRQILNAMLEREELKIDSLLSVPHALTKEVVQSIGDECFVNPIVAHLRLAQSKWRISRHCAIDVITPNKFRPFEHAAYGTDLSQSEKRMIGDHIEAVAERILGSDGRGGYYDGNRKRESVYHTLNFEDFYQGWGVTSNLYKGEQLSVIIPVQNEEKTIGNVIEELRKIEPFEIIVVVNGSSDKTATIAKDKGATTIVYKEALGNDVGRSLGTYFAKGEIVLFIDGDFVIPASELYPFAKAIADGTDVALNDLNHYLDLRVPLHLVTAFKYALNLACDRKDLGVGSLIAVPNAFSRTCLKEIGYKSLLSPCVAQVKAVLSGFEIACVSRVDVDKMNRIRPSEHFAKIGHPPAVLRIIGDHIEGLEQLIALTNSRGGFYDGNRKRDVL from the coding sequence ATGGCTAAGTCGTTATCAGTTATTATTCCCGTATGTAATGAAGTGGATACGATTTCAGATGTGGTTCAATCGGTAAAACCATTGAATCCAGTAGAGATTATTGTAGTAGCAAATGGTTGTAATGATGGTACAGAAGCGATTGCTGAGAGCTTAGGATGTACAGTAATCCAGCATAAAGAGTCACTTGGTAACGACGTTGGACGCGCAGTTGGTGCAAAACATGCGATAGGTGATGTATTACTGTTTGTAGATGGAGATTTTGCTATTCAAACTTCAAAATTACAATTATTCCTTAATCCGATTTTACATGATCAGGCGGACATCGTTTTAAATAATTTGGACGCATTATTTTTAAAGAAACAAAAACCGCACTCCGTGACAGTATGGCGCCAAATATTAAATGCAATGTTAGAGCGTGAAGAATTAAAAATTGATTCTTTATTATCTGTACCTCATGCGCTGACGAAGGAAGTTGTGCAAAGTATTGGAGACGAATGTTTTGTTAATCCTATTGTGGCTCATCTACGCCTAGCACAAAGTAAATGGAGAATTAGTCGTCATTGTGCAATTGACGTTATTACGCCAAATAAATTTCGTCCATTCGAGCATGCTGCATATGGCACGGATCTTTCTCAATCTGAAAAACGAATGATAGGTGATCATATAGAAGCTGTAGCAGAGCGGATATTAGGCAGCGATGGGCGCGGAGGATATTATGATGGAAATAGGAAAAGAGAGAGTGTCTATCATACTCTAAATTTTGAAGATTTTTATCAAGGATGGGGCGTTACATCTAATTTGTATAAAGGAGAGCAATTATCGGTAATTATTCCTGTGCAAAATGAAGAGAAAACAATTGGAAACGTTATAGAAGAGCTTCGCAAAATTGAACCTTTTGAAATCATCGTTGTTGTAAATGGTTCGTCCGATAAAACGGCAACAATTGCAAAAGACAAGGGAGCAACAACAATTGTGTATAAAGAAGCACTTGGAAACGATGTGGGGCGTTCGCTTGGAACTTATTTTGCAAAAGGAGAAATTGTTTTATTTATAGACGGTGACTTTGTTATTCCAGCTAGTGAGCTATATCCCTTTGCAAAAGCTATTGCAGATGGAACGGATGTCGCATTAAATGATTTAAATCATTATTTAGATTTGAGAGTACCACTTCATCTTGTAACAGCATTTAAATATGCATTAAATTTAGCTTGTGATAGAAAAGATTTAGGAGTAGGCTCTCTTATTGCTGTACCTAATGCGTTTAGTCGTACTTGTTTGAAGGAAATAGGGTATAAATCATTATTGTCACCTTGTGTAGCACAAGTGAAAGCTGTACTTTCAGGTTTTGAAATCGCTTGTGTAAGTCGTGTCGATGTTGATAAGATGAACCGTATTCGTCCCAGTGAACATTTCGCAAAAATAGGTCATCCTCCAGCTGTCCTTCGAATTATTGGTGATCATATAGAAGGATTAGAGCAATTAATTGCATTAACAAACAGTCGTGGTGGATTTTACGATGGAAATAGAAAAAGAGATGTTTTATAG